A single Methylobacterium sp. 17Sr1-1 DNA region contains:
- a CDS encoding MmgE/PrpD family protein, which translates to MGIVTPGIVPATTLLAEPVPAWLDRWTAFAAELSFSDLPEAAIDRARLVLLDSLGVIAAGMREPECRALAERLAARRRGEAPAIGSGLSLDPRDAALVNGAAGTTLELDEGNQYARGHPAIHVVPAILAVAQETGASGADLIAALVLGYEIGARIGIASKLRVTMHPHGTWGTVGAALAVARLHGADAGMIGRAIGLASSFGLSTSRRTMLEGATVRNTYAGLSNQLGLTAWDLAASGFLPERDGIGVVYGGILADDFSAEAMVEDLGTRWEIARNYFKRHAACRYTHGALDALAQIRREAGPLDPDSVRSVEVATYVWAAQLDHPAPETMLAAKFSLPFALAAALVRGEANTDAFRDEARADRRILSLARRVMVQEDPAMTAQLPGLRPAKVTLTLADGRKLSAQALTNRGDTEDPYSADDVREKFRALAGPVWGAERSEAIVAAVAGIDQAEGVGALLALVS; encoded by the coding sequence ATGGGCATCGTCACCCCCGGCATCGTCCCGGCGACCACGCTCCTCGCCGAGCCCGTTCCCGCCTGGCTCGACCGCTGGACCGCCTTCGCGGCGGAGCTGTCGTTCTCCGACCTGCCCGAGGCGGCGATCGACCGCGCCCGCCTCGTCCTGCTCGATTCCCTCGGGGTCATCGCCGCCGGGATGCGCGAGCCGGAATGCCGGGCGCTGGCGGAACGCCTCGCCGCCCGCCGCCGGGGCGAGGCGCCGGCGATCGGCAGCGGCCTGTCGCTCGATCCCCGCGACGCCGCCCTCGTCAACGGCGCGGCCGGCACGACGCTGGAGCTCGACGAGGGCAACCAATACGCCCGCGGCCATCCGGCGATCCACGTCGTCCCCGCGATCCTGGCCGTCGCGCAGGAGACGGGCGCCTCCGGCGCCGACCTGATCGCGGCGCTGGTCCTCGGCTACGAGATCGGCGCGCGCATCGGCATCGCCTCGAAACTGCGGGTGACGATGCACCCGCACGGCACCTGGGGCACGGTCGGGGCGGCGCTCGCCGTCGCCAGGCTCCACGGCGCCGACGCCGGGATGATCGGCCGGGCGATCGGTCTCGCCTCGTCCTTCGGCCTGAGCACCAGCCGGCGCACGATGCTGGAGGGGGCGACGGTCCGCAACACCTATGCGGGCCTCTCCAACCAGCTCGGGCTGACCGCCTGGGACCTCGCTGCGAGCGGCTTCCTGCCGGAGCGCGACGGGATCGGCGTGGTCTATGGCGGCATCCTGGCCGACGATTTTTCAGCCGAAGCGATGGTCGAGGACTTAGGCACCCGCTGGGAGATCGCCCGCAACTACTTCAAGCGCCACGCCGCCTGCCGCTACACCCACGGCGCCCTCGACGCCCTGGCGCAGATCCGCCGTGAGGCCGGCCCGCTCGACCCCGATTCGGTGCGCTCGGTCGAGGTCGCGACCTATGTCTGGGCGGCGCAGCTCGACCATCCGGCGCCCGAGACGATGCTGGCGGCGAAGTTCTCCCTGCCCTTCGCCCTCGCGGCGGCGCTCGTACGGGGCGAGGCGAACACCGACGCGTTCCGCGACGAGGCGCGGGCCGACCGCCGCATCCTGTCCCTCGCCCGCCGGGTGATGGTGCAGGAGGATCCCGCCATGACCGCGCAGCTGCCGGGTCTGCGGCCCGCGAAGGTCACGCTGACGCTGGCCGACGGCCGCAAGCTCTCCGCCCAGGCGCTCACCAACCGCGGCGACACCGAGGACCCGTACTCGGCCGACGACGTACGGGAGAAGTTCCGGGCGCTCGCCGGGCCGGTCTGGGGGGCGGAGCGGAGCGAGGCGATCGTCGCGGCGGTGGCGGGGATCGATCAGGCGGAGGGGGTTGGGGCGTTACTGGCTCTCGTATCGTGA
- a CDS encoding ABC transporter ATP-binding protein, giving the protein MLEVESLRAGYGATEVLRGLDLSVQPGEIVAVLGANGVGKTTLNKVLSGVVSARAGTIRFDGKSITAASASAIVEAGLIHVPEGRKIFPNLSVRENLVLGSYRRGRARRSDNIERVFSTFPRLRERAGQAAGTLSGGEQQMLAIGRGLMAEPRLLILDEPSLGLSPLLVEEMFALVRNLNSEGLPIMLVEQNVVQSLDLATRAYILENGTVALSGDAATLAADPALRRAYLGL; this is encoded by the coding sequence ATGCTTGAGGTCGAAAGCCTTCGCGCCGGCTACGGCGCCACCGAGGTCCTGCGCGGCCTCGATCTCTCGGTGCAACCGGGCGAGATCGTCGCGGTGCTCGGCGCCAACGGCGTCGGCAAGACGACGCTGAACAAGGTCCTGTCCGGCGTCGTCTCGGCGCGCGCCGGCACGATCCGCTTCGACGGGAAGTCCATCACCGCGGCCTCGGCCTCCGCAATCGTCGAGGCCGGGCTGATCCACGTGCCGGAAGGCCGCAAGATCTTCCCGAACCTGAGCGTGCGCGAGAACCTGGTGCTCGGCAGCTACCGCCGCGGCCGGGCGCGGCGATCCGACAACATCGAGCGGGTCTTCTCGACCTTCCCGCGCCTGCGCGAGCGGGCGGGGCAGGCCGCCGGCACCTTGTCCGGCGGCGAGCAGCAGATGCTCGCCATCGGCCGCGGCCTGATGGCCGAGCCGCGCCTGCTGATCCTCGACGAACCCTCGCTCGGGCTCTCGCCGCTCCTCGTCGAGGAGATGTTCGCCCTCGTGCGCAACCTCAATAGCGAAGGACTGCCGATCATGCTGGTGGAGCAGAACGTGGTGCAGTCGCTGGATCTCGCGACCCGCGCCTACATCCTGGAGAACGGCACCGTCGCGCTGTCGGGCGACGCCGCGACCCTCGCCGCCGACCCGGCCCTGCGCCGGGCCTATCTGGGGCTGTAG
- a CDS encoding hydantoinase B/oxoprolinase family protein has product MTAIDPVTLAVLKGRLEQIADEMDATLYRSAFNPIIAEARDACHGLYHATTGDTLVQGTKGLPIFVGAMAFAVKAVIAKVEREGSLEPGDTFLFNDPYSGGTHLNDFRLVRPVFRDGRLFCWLASVGHWLDIGGNVPGGYNPKATESFQEGVRFPPVKLFSAGRLNQDIVDILAANTRVPTSNWGDLNGQLNALDLGERRFTALLDEYGDRTVDAAFAAFSDRAEALMRAAIRALPDGRYSFSDVLDNDGITDEPLTIALDLTIDGDRMVLDFSRSSAPAQGPINISHATTVAACYVALKHVFTEVPANAGCLRPITFTVPETTLLGAGAPKPMAGYTETILRLIGVVLGALAEADPERATAAPFGTINALSLAGHRPDGSRWVMFSFFGGGLGGNPETDGLSHANNPISTATIPPVEILEAAYPVVFTQWSLRPDSAGAGAHRGGLGAVYEIETLTDADVFLLGERGKVAPFGVEGGQPAALNRFAWQTPEGWASPPMVSKVTDVRIRAGERVRLETPGGGGFGHPAERNRDALNRDLRLGYVTPEAAARDYDLQETGLGETR; this is encoded by the coding sequence ATGACCGCGATCGATCCCGTCACCCTGGCGGTGCTGAAGGGCCGCCTGGAGCAGATCGCCGACGAGATGGACGCGACGCTCTACCGCTCGGCCTTCAACCCGATCATCGCCGAGGCCCGCGACGCCTGCCACGGCCTCTACCACGCCACCACCGGCGACACCCTGGTCCAGGGCACCAAGGGCCTGCCGATCTTCGTCGGCGCCATGGCCTTCGCGGTGAAGGCGGTGATCGCCAAGGTCGAGCGCGAGGGGAGCCTGGAGCCCGGCGACACGTTCCTGTTCAACGATCCCTATAGCGGCGGCACCCACCTCAACGATTTCCGGCTGGTCCGCCCGGTCTTTCGCGACGGAAGGCTGTTCTGCTGGCTCGCCTCGGTCGGCCACTGGCTCGACATCGGCGGCAATGTGCCGGGCGGCTACAACCCGAAGGCGACCGAGAGCTTCCAGGAGGGCGTGCGCTTCCCGCCGGTGAAGCTCTTCTCCGCCGGGCGCCTGAACCAGGACATCGTCGACATCCTGGCTGCCAACACCCGCGTGCCGACCTCGAACTGGGGCGACCTCAACGGCCAGCTCAACGCCCTCGACCTCGGCGAGCGCCGCTTCACCGCGCTCCTCGACGAGTACGGCGACCGCACCGTGGATGCCGCCTTCGCGGCCTTCTCCGACCGGGCCGAGGCGCTGATGCGCGCCGCGATCCGCGCCCTGCCGGACGGCCGCTACAGCTTCTCGGACGTGCTCGACAATGACGGCATCACCGACGAGCCGCTGACCATCGCCCTCGACCTGACGATCGACGGCGATCGGATGGTCCTCGACTTCTCGCGCTCCTCGGCGCCGGCACAGGGGCCGATCAACATCTCGCACGCCACCACCGTGGCCGCCTGCTACGTCGCCCTGAAGCACGTCTTCACCGAGGTCCCGGCCAATGCCGGCTGCCTGCGGCCGATCACCTTCACGGTGCCGGAGACGACGTTGCTCGGCGCCGGCGCACCCAAACCCATGGCGGGCTACACCGAGACGATCCTGCGGCTGATCGGCGTGGTGCTGGGCGCCCTGGCCGAGGCCGACCCGGAGCGGGCGACCGCCGCGCCCTTCGGCACCATCAACGCGCTCTCGCTCGCCGGCCACCGGCCGGACGGCTCGCGCTGGGTGATGTTCTCGTTCTTCGGCGGCGGCCTCGGCGGCAACCCCGAGACCGACGGCCTCAGCCACGCCAACAACCCGATCTCGACCGCGACGATCCCGCCGGTGGAGATTCTGGAGGCCGCCTACCCGGTCGTCTTCACCCAGTGGTCCCTGAGGCCCGACAGCGCCGGGGCCGGCGCGCATCGCGGCGGTTTGGGCGCCGTCTACGAGATCGAGACCCTGACCGACGCCGACGTGTTCCTCCTCGGCGAGCGCGGCAAGGTGGCGCCGTTCGGCGTCGAGGGCGGGCAGCCGGCGGCGCTCAACCGCTTCGCCTGGCAAACGCCGGAGGGCTGGGCGAGCCCGCCGATGGTGTCGAAGGTCACCGATGTGCGGATCAGGGCCGGCGAGCGGGTCCGGCTCGAGACCCCCGGCGGCGGCGGCTTCGGCCACCCGGCCGAGCGCAACCGCGACGCCCTCAACCGCGACCTGCGCCTCGGCTACGTGACGCCGGAGGCCGCCGCCCGCGACTACGATCTGCAAGAGACCGGTTTGGGAGAGACCCGATGA
- a CDS encoding branched-chain amino acid ABC transporter permease produces MSARDLLPVILALAVLAALPFLGLSGSVLNFLVTTLIIALAGLGWNVLGGFGGQYSFGHAAFFGTGAYATAILQMKLGFNAWAALGAGIGLGALTGLAIGYLSFRAGLRGSYFALVTLAFAEVFRILANSADFTGGAAGLLLPLRPGLATLQFADRRFFYLLVLAFVGLALLASRWLERSRFGAHLIAVRENEEAARALGVDALAVKLRAIALSAAITAAAGGLYVQSFLYLDAGVAYGTWISVEALLAPIVGGIGTAFGPLVGALALQGLGEVTKHLAGGIPGVDLVVFGACLIAVIAFAPQGLLGLRRRRARAERAVTVGA; encoded by the coding sequence ATGAGCGCCCGCGACCTCCTGCCCGTGATCCTCGCCCTCGCGGTCCTGGCCGCCCTGCCCTTCCTCGGCCTGTCGGGCAGCGTGCTCAACTTCCTGGTCACCACGCTCATCATCGCGCTCGCGGGCCTCGGCTGGAACGTGCTCGGCGGCTTCGGCGGCCAGTACTCCTTCGGCCACGCCGCCTTCTTCGGCACCGGCGCCTACGCCACCGCGATCCTCCAGATGAAGCTCGGCTTCAACGCCTGGGCCGCGCTCGGCGCCGGGATCGGGCTTGGGGCGCTGACCGGCCTCGCCATCGGCTACCTGAGCTTCCGGGCGGGCCTGCGCGGCTCCTACTTCGCCCTGGTGACGCTCGCCTTCGCCGAGGTCTTCCGCATCCTGGCGAATTCCGCCGACTTCACCGGCGGCGCCGCCGGCCTGCTGCTGCCGCTGCGGCCGGGCCTCGCGACCCTGCAATTCGCCGATCGCCGCTTCTTCTATCTCCTCGTCCTCGCCTTCGTCGGCCTGGCGCTGCTGGCGTCGCGCTGGCTCGAGCGCTCGCGCTTCGGTGCCCACCTGATCGCCGTGCGCGAGAACGAGGAGGCGGCCCGCGCGCTCGGGGTCGACGCCCTCGCGGTGAAGCTGCGCGCCATCGCCCTCTCGGCGGCGATCACCGCGGCGGCCGGCGGGCTCTACGTGCAGTCCTTCCTCTATCTCGATGCCGGCGTCGCCTACGGCACCTGGATCTCGGTCGAAGCGCTGCTCGCGCCGATCGTCGGCGGCATCGGCACCGCCTTCGGGCCGCTCGTCGGAGCGCTCGCGCTCCAGGGCCTCGGCGAGGTCACCAAGCACCTCGCCGGCGGCATCCCGGGGGTCGACCTCGTGGTGTTCGGCGCCTGCCTGATCGCCGTCATCGCCTTCGCGCCGCAAGGGCTGCTCGGCCTGCGCCGCCGCCGGGCTCGTGCCGAGCGCGCGGTCACGGTGGGGGCCTGA
- a CDS encoding hydantoinase/oxoprolinase family protein, which yields MTPRAIVGVDVGGTFTDLFYYDEAAGRFQTGKVPSNRGDEAVGFLAGLKGFGPVATLASIVHGTTVGTNALLERKGARIGLITTRGFRDVLEMRRRDRRHTWGLWGDFVPVVDRDLRLEVDERTLADGTIRQSVDPEQVAEAARALLANGAEALAICFVNAYANPENERVALDAASAVWPNANVERSSGILPEIREFERTSTTVLNAYLQPVVGSYLGKLDRALDSEGFSGRFHIVQSNGGVMSTATARRLPVRTALSGPAAGVIAAAAIAKEAGFPNVITGDLGGTSFDVSLVVEGETALAAQTTIDFGLVIRTPMIEISTIGAGGGSIAHVDAGGLLQVGPESAGSRPGPVCYGQGNTRPTLTDANVVLGRINAERPIGGALKRLDVEAAKAAIAEHVAAPLGLDVMTAAEAIVRVADGKMAGAIRLVSIERGHDPQKFAAVPFGGGGALHVGALIKDVGLRGALVPRYPGVTSALGCVIADIRHDQVQTLNLSLAGLDAAALDRRMVAEAEAARQVVEAAGLTVSRIDTVFELDMHYVGQTHTVAVALPVTVRNGTTGVTIEVIQAAFEAAYRTSFSRLLPGLGTRIVNLRTAAIGRRPHFDLAALAPGPDTSLEAARLGSRSVWFAGAWHEATVYARLALPVGAEIPGPAILEQPDATTVVDPDLTARVDRLGNVVVTRTGEPA from the coding sequence ATGACCCCCCGCGCCATCGTCGGCGTCGATGTCGGCGGCACCTTCACCGACCTCTTCTACTACGACGAGGCCGCCGGCCGCTTCCAGACCGGCAAGGTCCCGTCGAACCGCGGCGACGAGGCGGTGGGCTTCCTCGCCGGCCTCAAGGGGTTCGGCCCGGTCGCGACCCTCGCCTCGATCGTCCACGGCACGACCGTGGGCACCAACGCGCTGCTGGAGCGGAAAGGGGCCCGGATCGGCCTCATCACCACACGCGGATTCCGCGACGTGCTGGAGATGCGCCGGCGCGACCGGCGCCACACCTGGGGCCTGTGGGGCGACTTCGTCCCCGTCGTCGACCGCGACCTGAGACTGGAAGTGGACGAGCGGACGCTCGCCGACGGCACGATCCGGCAGAGCGTCGATCCGGAGCAGGTGGCCGAGGCCGCCCGCGCGCTGCTGGCGAACGGCGCCGAGGCCCTGGCGATCTGCTTCGTCAACGCCTACGCCAACCCGGAGAACGAGCGGGTGGCGCTGGACGCCGCGAGCGCCGTGTGGCCCAACGCCAATGTCGAGCGCTCGTCGGGCATCCTGCCGGAGATCCGCGAGTTCGAGCGCACCTCGACCACGGTGCTCAACGCCTACCTCCAGCCGGTCGTCGGCAGCTATCTCGGCAAGCTCGACCGGGCACTCGACTCGGAAGGGTTTTCGGGCCGCTTCCACATCGTGCAGTCGAATGGCGGCGTGATGTCCACCGCCACCGCCCGGCGGCTCCCCGTCCGCACCGCCCTGTCTGGGCCGGCGGCCGGTGTCATCGCGGCCGCCGCCATCGCCAAGGAGGCCGGCTTCCCGAACGTGATCACGGGCGATCTCGGCGGCACCTCCTTCGACGTCTCGCTGGTGGTCGAGGGCGAGACGGCGCTCGCGGCCCAGACGACGATCGATTTCGGTCTCGTGATCCGCACGCCGATGATCGAGATCAGCACGATCGGAGCCGGCGGCGGCTCGATCGCCCATGTCGATGCCGGCGGGCTGCTCCAGGTCGGGCCGGAGAGCGCCGGGTCGCGGCCGGGCCCGGTCTGCTACGGCCAGGGCAACACCCGCCCGACGCTCACCGACGCCAACGTCGTGCTCGGCCGCATCAACGCCGAGCGGCCGATCGGCGGGGCCTTGAAGCGCCTCGACGTCGAGGCGGCGAAGGCCGCCATCGCCGAGCACGTCGCCGCGCCGCTCGGCCTCGACGTGATGACGGCGGCGGAAGCGATCGTCCGCGTCGCCGACGGCAAGATGGCGGGCGCGATCCGCCTCGTCTCGATCGAGCGCGGCCACGACCCGCAAAAGTTCGCCGCGGTGCCGTTCGGCGGCGGCGGGGCGTTGCATGTCGGGGCGCTGATCAAGGATGTGGGCCTGCGCGGCGCCCTGGTGCCGCGCTATCCGGGCGTGACCTCGGCGCTCGGCTGCGTCATCGCCGACATCCGGCACGACCAGGTCCAGACCCTGAACCTGTCGCTCGCCGGCCTCGACGCCGCCGCCCTCGACCGGCGGATGGTGGCGGAAGCCGAGGCCGCCCGGCAGGTCGTCGAGGCCGCCGGCCTCACCGTCTCGCGCATCGACACGGTGTTCGAGCTCGACATGCACTATGTCGGGCAGACCCACACCGTCGCGGTGGCGCTCCCCGTGACGGTCCGGAACGGCACCACCGGCGTCACCATCGAGGTGATCCAGGCGGCGTTCGAGGCGGCCTACCGCACCTCGTTCAGCCGGCTGCTGCCGGGCCTCGGCACCCGGATCGTCAACCTGCGCACCGCCGCGATCGGACGACGGCCGCATTTCGACCTCGCCGCCCTGGCGCCGGGACCGGACACGTCGCTCGAGGCCGCCCGCCTCGGCAGCCGGTCGGTCTGGTTCGCCGGAGCCTGGCACGAGGCCACGGTCTATGCCCGGCTGGCGCTCCCGGTCGGGGCCGAGATCCCCGGACCGGCGATCCTGGAGCAGCCGGACGCCACGACCGTGGTCGATCCCGACCTGACGGCCCGGGTCGACCGGCTCGGCAACGTCGTGGTCACCCGCACGGGAGAGCCCGCATGA
- a CDS encoding ABC transporter ATP-binding protein, with product MLAVASLTKRFQGLVAVDHASLSVPAGSITGLIGPNGAGKTTLFGMISGFLPPSEGKVLFDGTDVTAEAPHLRARRGIARTFQIVQPFAGLTVAENIAVGAYLRHPRRADAVAKAREVGTRVGLGDQLDKPAADLTVAGRKRLEVARALATEPRLLLLDEVLAGLNPSEIRDILPVVRSIRDGGVTILMIEHIMQAVMTLCEEVFVLAQGKMIASGPPRQVCADPGVIEAYLGKGAAARMKAQESLNGEAVDA from the coding sequence ATGCTCGCCGTCGCTTCCCTCACCAAGCGCTTCCAGGGCCTCGTCGCGGTCGACCACGCATCGCTCAGCGTGCCGGCGGGCTCGATCACCGGGCTCATCGGCCCGAACGGCGCCGGCAAGACCACGCTGTTCGGGATGATCTCGGGCTTCCTTCCCCCCAGCGAGGGGAAGGTGCTTTTCGACGGCACGGACGTGACCGCCGAGGCGCCGCACCTGCGGGCGCGCCGCGGCATCGCCCGCACCTTCCAGATCGTCCAGCCCTTCGCCGGGCTCACCGTCGCCGAGAACATCGCGGTCGGCGCCTACCTGCGCCATCCGCGCCGGGCTGATGCGGTGGCGAAGGCCCGCGAGGTCGGGACCCGGGTCGGTCTCGGCGACCAGCTCGACAAGCCGGCCGCCGACCTCACCGTGGCCGGGCGCAAGCGCCTGGAGGTGGCCCGCGCGCTCGCCACCGAGCCGCGGCTCCTCCTCCTCGACGAGGTGCTGGCGGGCCTCAACCCCTCCGAGATCCGCGACATCCTGCCGGTGGTACGGTCGATCCGCGACGGCGGCGTCACCATCCTGATGATCGAGCACATCATGCAGGCGGTGATGACGCTGTGCGAGGAGGTGTTCGTCCTGGCGCAGGGGAAGATGATCGCGTCCGGTCCGCCCCGCCAGGTCTGCGCCGATCCGGGGGTGATCGAGGCCTATCTCGGCAAGGGCGCGGCCGCCCGCATGAAGGCCCAGGAATCCCTCAACGGTGAGGCGGTCGATGCTTGA
- a CDS encoding isocitrate lyase/PEP mutase family protein: MSLKSRLAEDRVLVAPGVYDALTASIATDAGFEALYLSGAAIAYTRLGRPDIGLVSMSEVAETVALVRDRVATPLVVDADNGYGNALNVERTVRLFERAGASAIQLEDQSYPKRCGHLQDKTLIGQTDMVGKIRAALDARANAETLIVARTDAVAVEGFERAIERAQAYAEAGADVLFVEAPRSANQLAAVTKALGTQRPLVANMVEGGDTPLASAADLGALGFRLVIFPGGIVRALARTAKEYYGSLAKAGTNAPFSERMFDFGELNALIGTPEMLARGRAYEGSAR, encoded by the coding sequence ATGTCCCTGAAGTCCCGTCTCGCCGAGGACCGCGTCCTCGTCGCTCCGGGCGTCTACGACGCCCTCACGGCCTCGATCGCCACGGATGCGGGCTTCGAGGCCCTGTACCTCTCCGGCGCGGCGATCGCCTATACGCGCCTGGGCCGGCCGGATATCGGCCTCGTCTCGATGAGCGAGGTCGCCGAGACCGTGGCGCTGGTGCGCGACCGGGTGGCGACGCCCCTCGTGGTCGATGCCGATAACGGCTACGGCAACGCGCTGAACGTCGAGCGCACCGTGCGGCTGTTCGAGCGCGCCGGCGCCAGCGCGATCCAGCTCGAGGACCAGAGCTACCCGAAGCGCTGCGGCCACCTCCAGGACAAGACGCTGATCGGCCAGACCGACATGGTCGGCAAGATCCGCGCCGCGCTCGATGCACGGGCGAACGCCGAGACCCTGATCGTCGCCCGCACCGACGCGGTGGCGGTCGAGGGCTTCGAGCGGGCGATCGAGCGGGCCCAGGCCTATGCGGAGGCCGGCGCCGACGTGCTGTTCGTCGAGGCGCCGCGCTCGGCCAACCAGCTCGCCGCGGTGACGAAGGCGCTCGGCACGCAGCGCCCGCTCGTCGCCAACATGGTCGAGGGCGGCGACACCCCGCTCGCCTCGGCGGCCGATCTCGGCGCTCTGGGCTTTCGCCTGGTGATCTTCCCCGGCGGCATCGTGCGGGCGCTCGCCCGCACCGCGAAGGAGTATTACGGCTCGCTCGCCAAGGCCGGCACCAACGCCCCCTTCTCCGAGCGGATGTTCGATTTCGGCGAGCTGAACGCCCTGATCGGCACCCCCGAGATGCTGGCCCGCGGCCGGGCCTACGAGGGGAGCGCCCGATGA